The Primulina eburnea isolate SZY01 chromosome 8, ASM2296580v1, whole genome shotgun sequence genome contains a region encoding:
- the LOC140838794 gene encoding calmodulin-binding protein 60 D-like isoform X1, whose protein sequence is MPTRYVEGSNSVAAREKRALDSAGSIQEGQPDRKRQRPALASVIVEALKVDSLQKLCSSLEPILRRVVSEEVERALARLAPAKINGSVFMLISNKNRVSPKRIEGPDGRNLQLHFKSKPSLPLFTGGKVEGEHGAAIHIVLLDSNTGHVVTSGPESSVKLDVVVLEGDFNSEDDDGWSQEEFESHMVKEREGKRPLLTGDLQVVLKEGVGTLGEITFTDNSSWIRSRKFRLGLKVASGSCEAIRVREAKTEAFTVKDHRGELYKKHYPPALSDEVWRLEKIGKDGSFHKRLNKAGIYTVEHFLQLVVKDSQKLRTILGSGMSNKMWDVLVEHSKTCVLSGKLYVYYPEEPKNVGVVFNGIYELSGLIASGQYHSIDSLSDNQKVSVDSLVTMAYDNWAHVIEYDGKSLLGFDKTKRSDVFQNDFRESSQNQSNSFDQLSIPSHPALIPFEHPSINPGLTIGGYSDNNEGLYSIQPQNMNPKVSFQLDDTSFTPQSQLIHSIQQAQLFQNQDTLTLGPPISNMQTFHTGGPSTSTSFKGYDGIPVDEIRVRSNEILESEDMQHLLRMCSMGGHGHDSFTTQDSSYAYPTYTPTMPTNFGFDEDQTRSSGKAVVGWLKLKAALRWGIFIRKKVAEKRRAQLVELD, encoded by the exons ATGCCGACTCGGTATGTGGAAGGATCAAACAGCGTGGCTGCGAGAGAAAAACGTGCTTTGGATTCCGCTGGTAGTATCCAGGAAGGTCAGCCTGATCGGAAACGACAACGCCCTGCTCTTGCTAG TGTTATTGTTGAGGCTCTGAAGGTGGACAGTCTGCAGAAGCTTTGCTCGTCCTTGGAACCAATTCTTCGGAGAGTT GTTAGTGAAGAGGTGGAGCGTGCCTTGGCAAGATTGGCCCCTGCCAAAATCAATGGAAG CGTGTTTATGCTGATCTCCAACAAAAACAGGGTTTCCCCAAAAAGAATTGAAGGTCCTGATGGAAGAAATTTGCAGCTTCACTTCAAGTCTAAGCCGTCACTACCTCTTTTTACGGGTGGAAAAGTGGAGGGGGAGCATGGTGCTGCAATCCATATTGTCTTGCTCGATTCAAACACTGGACACGTTGTAACATCAGGTCCAGAGTCCTCTGTTAAATTAGACGTTGTTGTCCTTGAAGGCGACTTCAACAGTGAAGATGACGATGGCTGGAGTCAGGAAGAATTCGAGTCTCACATGGTAAAAGAACGTGAAGGGAAGAGGCCACTTCTGACAGGGGACTTGCAAGTGGTTTTAAAGGAAGGTGTTGGAACCCTTGGGGAGATCACATTTACTGATAACTCTAGTTGGATTAGGAGCAGAAAATTTAGACTTGGTTTGAAAGTTGCCTCTGGCAGTTGTGAGGCCATTCGAGTCCGAGAAGCCAAAACAGAGGCCTTCACTGTCAAGGATCACAGAGGAGAAT TGTACAAGAAACATTACCCACCTGCGCTTAGTGATGAAGTTTGGAGACTGGAAAAGATTGGGAAAGATGGATCATTCCACAAGAGGCTTAATAAAGCAGGGATATATACGGTAGAACACTTCCTGCAGCTTGTGGTGAAGGACTCACAAAAACTTCGAACC ATCCTGGGAAGTGGTATGTCAAATAAGATGTGGGATGTCCTTGTTGAGCATTCAAAGACATGCGTCTTGAGTGGGAAACTCTATGTCTACTATCCTGAAGAGCCGAAAAATGTGGGGGTTGTGTTTAACGGTATTTATGAATTGAGTGGTTTGATTGCTAGTGGACAATATCATTCAATTGATTCTCTTTCTGATAATCAGAAG GTCTCTGTTGACTCATTGGTGACGATGGCATATGACAACTGGGCGCATGTGATAGAGTATGATGGCAAATCTCTTCTGGGCTTTGATAAGACTAAAAGATCAGATGTTTTCCAAAATGATTTCAGGGAAAGCTCACAAaaccaatcaaattctttcgATCAGCTTAGTATCCCTAGTCATCCAGCCTTGATTCCTTTCGAGCATCCGTCAATTAATCCCGGGTTGACTATTGGAG GTTACAGTGACAACAATGAGGGTCTATATTCTATACAACCGCAAAACATGAATCCCAAAGTTTCGTTTCAGTTAGATGATACTTCATTTACTCCTCAGAGTCAGCTTATCCATTCAATACAACAAGCTCAACTGTTTCAAAATCAGGATACGCTCACTCTTGGTCCCCCAATCTCAAACATGCAAACCTTCCACACTGGCGGCCCATCAACTTCCACTTCATTTAAGGGATATGACGGTATTCCAGTGGATGAAATTCGGGTGAGAAGtaatgaaattcttgaaagtgAAGATATGCAGCATCTACTTCGAATGTGTAGCATGGGCGGACATGGTCATGATTCATTTACTACACAAGATAGTAGCTATGCTTATCCAACTTACACCCCGACTATGCCTACAAACTTTGGTTTTGACGAGGATCAAACACGTTCATCTGGTAAAGCTGTTGTTGGGTGGCTCAAACTTAAAGCAGCTCTAAGATGGGGCATTTTCATAAGAAAGAAAGTTGCCGAGAAAAGAAGAGCACAACTTGTGGAACTAGATTGA
- the LOC140838794 gene encoding calmodulin-binding protein 60 C-like isoform X2, producing MPTRYVEGSNSVAAREKRALDSAGSIQEGQPDRKRQRPALASVIVEALKVDSLQKLCSSLEPILRRVVSEEVERALARLAPAKINGRVSPKRIEGPDGRNLQLHFKSKPSLPLFTGGKVEGEHGAAIHIVLLDSNTGHVVTSGPESSVKLDVVVLEGDFNSEDDDGWSQEEFESHMVKEREGKRPLLTGDLQVVLKEGVGTLGEITFTDNSSWIRSRKFRLGLKVASGSCEAIRVREAKTEAFTVKDHRGELYKKHYPPALSDEVWRLEKIGKDGSFHKRLNKAGIYTVEHFLQLVVKDSQKLRTILGSGMSNKMWDVLVEHSKTCVLSGKLYVYYPEEPKNVGVVFNGIYELSGLIASGQYHSIDSLSDNQKVSVDSLVTMAYDNWAHVIEYDGKSLLGFDKTKRSDVFQNDFRESSQNQSNSFDQLSIPSHPALIPFEHPSINPGLTIGGYSDNNEGLYSIQPQNMNPKVSFQLDDTSFTPQSQLIHSIQQAQLFQNQDTLTLGPPISNMQTFHTGGPSTSTSFKGYDGIPVDEIRVRSNEILESEDMQHLLRMCSMGGHGHDSFTTQDSSYAYPTYTPTMPTNFGFDEDQTRSSGKAVVGWLKLKAALRWGIFIRKKVAEKRRAQLVELD from the exons ATGCCGACTCGGTATGTGGAAGGATCAAACAGCGTGGCTGCGAGAGAAAAACGTGCTTTGGATTCCGCTGGTAGTATCCAGGAAGGTCAGCCTGATCGGAAACGACAACGCCCTGCTCTTGCTAG TGTTATTGTTGAGGCTCTGAAGGTGGACAGTCTGCAGAAGCTTTGCTCGTCCTTGGAACCAATTCTTCGGAGAGTT GTTAGTGAAGAGGTGGAGCGTGCCTTGGCAAGATTGGCCCCTGCCAAAATCAATGGAAG GGTTTCCCCAAAAAGAATTGAAGGTCCTGATGGAAGAAATTTGCAGCTTCACTTCAAGTCTAAGCCGTCACTACCTCTTTTTACGGGTGGAAAAGTGGAGGGGGAGCATGGTGCTGCAATCCATATTGTCTTGCTCGATTCAAACACTGGACACGTTGTAACATCAGGTCCAGAGTCCTCTGTTAAATTAGACGTTGTTGTCCTTGAAGGCGACTTCAACAGTGAAGATGACGATGGCTGGAGTCAGGAAGAATTCGAGTCTCACATGGTAAAAGAACGTGAAGGGAAGAGGCCACTTCTGACAGGGGACTTGCAAGTGGTTTTAAAGGAAGGTGTTGGAACCCTTGGGGAGATCACATTTACTGATAACTCTAGTTGGATTAGGAGCAGAAAATTTAGACTTGGTTTGAAAGTTGCCTCTGGCAGTTGTGAGGCCATTCGAGTCCGAGAAGCCAAAACAGAGGCCTTCACTGTCAAGGATCACAGAGGAGAAT TGTACAAGAAACATTACCCACCTGCGCTTAGTGATGAAGTTTGGAGACTGGAAAAGATTGGGAAAGATGGATCATTCCACAAGAGGCTTAATAAAGCAGGGATATATACGGTAGAACACTTCCTGCAGCTTGTGGTGAAGGACTCACAAAAACTTCGAACC ATCCTGGGAAGTGGTATGTCAAATAAGATGTGGGATGTCCTTGTTGAGCATTCAAAGACATGCGTCTTGAGTGGGAAACTCTATGTCTACTATCCTGAAGAGCCGAAAAATGTGGGGGTTGTGTTTAACGGTATTTATGAATTGAGTGGTTTGATTGCTAGTGGACAATATCATTCAATTGATTCTCTTTCTGATAATCAGAAG GTCTCTGTTGACTCATTGGTGACGATGGCATATGACAACTGGGCGCATGTGATAGAGTATGATGGCAAATCTCTTCTGGGCTTTGATAAGACTAAAAGATCAGATGTTTTCCAAAATGATTTCAGGGAAAGCTCACAAaaccaatcaaattctttcgATCAGCTTAGTATCCCTAGTCATCCAGCCTTGATTCCTTTCGAGCATCCGTCAATTAATCCCGGGTTGACTATTGGAG GTTACAGTGACAACAATGAGGGTCTATATTCTATACAACCGCAAAACATGAATCCCAAAGTTTCGTTTCAGTTAGATGATACTTCATTTACTCCTCAGAGTCAGCTTATCCATTCAATACAACAAGCTCAACTGTTTCAAAATCAGGATACGCTCACTCTTGGTCCCCCAATCTCAAACATGCAAACCTTCCACACTGGCGGCCCATCAACTTCCACTTCATTTAAGGGATATGACGGTATTCCAGTGGATGAAATTCGGGTGAGAAGtaatgaaattcttgaaagtgAAGATATGCAGCATCTACTTCGAATGTGTAGCATGGGCGGACATGGTCATGATTCATTTACTACACAAGATAGTAGCTATGCTTATCCAACTTACACCCCGACTATGCCTACAAACTTTGGTTTTGACGAGGATCAAACACGTTCATCTGGTAAAGCTGTTGTTGGGTGGCTCAAACTTAAAGCAGCTCTAAGATGGGGCATTTTCATAAGAAAGAAAGTTGCCGAGAAAAGAAGAGCACAACTTGTGGAACTAGATTGA